DNA sequence from the Gammaproteobacteria bacterium genome:
GGTAAAAGCAATCATCATTGAGAATACCAACCAAGGCACCTTGATCGGTTAAAACAAGCGGCAATCCGGTGTGGTATTTAATTTCGATGGCCCGGCGCATCGTGATATCACTGGCAACCACCGCAACTTGGTTATTCGCTAGCTCGTCGACGCGCTGGTGGTGATCGCAATATTGCAGCGCAACGGTCTTATTACCGATATTTACGTGCAATAACTGTTGCTGTTCACCAAGGCATAATTGAACCTGTTGCTGGCGATCTAACCACACACCTTGGTCGGCATCAGCTAAATTAGCCACGGGCAGCATTAGTGAATGACCTTTAAGCACATTGAGCGGGTTGGTATGGGTGACAAAGTCTTGGACGTAGCTAGTGGCAGGTTTTAACACGATATTCTCTGGCGTATCGTATTGAATAATTTTGGCTGATTCCATAATGCCTATTTTACTGCCAATCTTTAGTGCTTCATCAAGATCATGGCTAACAAACACAATGGTCTTTTTCATTTTTTGTTGCAGCTCAATTAACTCGTCTTGTAACTGGGTTCTAATTAACGGATCAAGGGCCGAAAAAGGCTCGTCCATTAACAAAATATCTGTTTCCATCGCAAAAGCGCGGGCCAAACCAACCCGTTGTTGCATGCCGCCAGAGAGTTGGTCGGGCTTTTTGTCGGCCCACTGCTCAAGACCAACTAACATAAGCTGTGCCAGCGCCTTTTTTTTGCGCTGTGCTTTAGCCATGCCTTGCATTTCTAGGCCAAAAGCGACGTTATCAAGCACACTAAGCCATGGCATTAAACCAAAGTTTTGAAACACCATTGACACTTTATTGCTGCGCATGTGCAGCAATGTCGCGCTATCACAACTGGCAATATCAACCATGTCATCGCCATTTTTAACCAGTAATTGACCGCGGCTGGTGGTGTTTAAACCATTAATGGCCCGTAACAAACTGGATTTTCCTGAGCCAGACAGCCCCATCAATACACAAATTTCACCTTGCTCAATCTCGAGGCTTGCATTGTGCACACCCACGGTGTCACCGGTGGCTTCAATAATTTGTTGACGGTTTTTTCCGCTGTCGAGCAGGGCCAAACTTTGTGCGGTATGTTTGCCAAAAATAACATCGACATTTTTGATACTAATTGCGGCCATGATTAAGCCTCCTCTTTAGTGTTGGGGGCTTTGCAAATACGGTCAAGGATAATAGCAACCAGCACAATGGCGAGTCCCGCTTCAAACCCTTGCGAAATGTTAACGGTGTTTAAGGCCCGAATAACGGGTTTACCTAAGCCATCTGCGCCGACTAAGGCCGAAATTACTACCATCGACAACGACAACATAATGCACTGGGTAATGCCCGCCATAATGCTTGACATGGCAGCGGGTAATTCAACTTTATAAAGCAGTTTAAACGGAGTGGCACCAAAAGCGCGGCCCGCTTCAATCAATTGTGTTGGTACGCGGCTGATGCCTAAATAGGTTAAGCGAATGGGTGCGGCAATGGCGAAAATAATGGTTGAAAGTAAGCCCGGCACCACGCCTAAACCAAACAGCACCAGTGTTGGAATTAAATAAACAAAAGTTGGAATGGTTTGCATTAGATCCAATATCGGGCGCAATAGGGTATAAAACCACGGTTTGTGCGCGGCAATA
Encoded proteins:
- the choV gene encoding choline ABC transporter ATP-binding protein, which gives rise to MAAISIKNVDVIFGKHTAQSLALLDSGKNRQQIIEATGDTVGVHNASLEIEQGEICVLMGLSGSGKSSLLRAINGLNTTSRGQLLVKNGDDMVDIASCDSATLLHMRSNKVSMVFQNFGLMPWLSVLDNVAFGLEMQGMAKAQRKKKALAQLMLVGLEQWADKKPDQLSGGMQQRVGLARAFAMETDILLMDEPFSALDPLIRTQLQDELIELQQKMKKTIVFVSHDLDEALKIGSKIGIMESAKIIQYDTPENIVLKPATSYVQDFVTHTNPLNVLKGHSLMLPVANLADADQGVWLDRQQQVQLCLGEQQQLLHVNIGNKTVALQYCDHHQRVDELANNQVAVVASDITMRRAIEIKYHTGLPLVLTDQGALVGILNDDCFYHALLGKHFNTDFDQPSDQNRSQSSIKDAVNGSIKDCA
- the choW gene encoding choline ABC transporter permease subunit — translated: MNVITEHKIPLGDWMEAFVEWLTDHGAFLFDAISISLEWLILNVVDIFIALPPAIPMLLTAVIAWLLHRSVGLVIFVVSALLLILNLGYWQEMLETFVLVITATSISIVIGVPIGIIAAHKPWFYTLLRPILDLMQTIPTFVYLIPTLVLFGLGVVPGLLSTIIFAIAAPIRLTYLGISRVPTQLIEAGRAFGATPFKLLYKVELPAAMSSIMAGITQCIMLSLSMVVISALVGADGLGKPVIRALNTVNISQGFEAGLAIVLVAIILDRICKAPNTKEEA